CTTTCTCCCATATTTTCCCTTCAATCAGGAAAGTCTTTCATTTCCTTTTGCTTTCCCAAACACAGGAAAGGAACAACTTTCCTATCATACTGTCTACTTTCCGCGAAACAAACGAGGCCTTAGAGTAGCAGAAATTAATATATAGTTTTCTGTTACATTCTGTTACATGATAAATGTTCAAGGTTTGTTGTGTGTTGTCAATATTCCCTGTGAGCTGGTGCTTCTAGATGACTTTTTCAGTTTTATTCATGTCCTTTGTTGTAGTTAAGATTCATATGCTTTTGTTGTCAATCAAATCAATCAACCTGATCTGAAGACCAGCTGCTGCTTTGTAGCGGGATATTTGACGTGTGAATCTGGTCATGCGATTTATGCTCTCTGTCGGTCTCCTTATCTAATTTATTTTTTTGTGCTCCGTCTCCGTGTCTCTACCTTCTTCCTTTTACTTAGCCAAAACTTTTTGTTGCTTCCTCAAAACTGATTGTGCTCCTTCATTCCTTTTGTTTTCAAAAAGCAGAACATTTTGTTTGTCCCTCCCCCTACCGTTCTTACTCTTCCTCAACCTCCTCAATCTCTTTGTCATCTGCTTTTATTTTTCTGTTGGCTCTTGCTTTGGGAGCTTCTCATCTTTATAATGTTCTTCTTACTTTTTTTTTTTTTTTTTTTTGACAATTTGTCCTGCATGATCTATACAAGTTGTGATTGTGCTCGGATATGTGAAAATTCGGAAGTGAACAGTAGAAGAGAAGTGAAACTGTTAATACTTTAATTAGGTGGTTTAACATTTATGTCGGGAGCCCTCTTTTCTTCTAACTAGGAGTGGGAATTTAGCAGGGTAAACATTTCACCAAAACAAATAAAAAAAGCCAGGTTAAACAAGTTACCATAATACACTATGTTTCCAATCACACTGTTGAGTTCCAACATGTTCTGAGGTTGTCAATATACTATCACTTTTCAAAATTTAAGTATTTTAATTTACTGATTCTAGTGGAAGGGCAATGTGATCTGAAACTTCCTTTGTTAAAAAATTTAGCTGTTTAACCTGACATTAGAAGGCTTCTAAATCAAGTTAATTATTAATTGTTTCTGCACTTCTTTGAAACACTGATGTTACACTTCGTCCACATGGTTTTTATTGTTATGGTGTGGCGGTCTTGTTGTATGTTCTATTGATTGGACCGTATCCCTGATTCTGTTTGAAAATTATTTTTTCCCAGCGATTAGACATGTACATAAACGCACTTGCATATCAGCATATGATGTCTACTGATGCTTATTTTATTTGTTTTTATTCCTCCCCAGGCTAAGGCTAAATCTCACCAGAAGGCTGCAGCAAAGGCTCATCACTGAAGGAGGTGTTCTACCAGAAGTTGTGAATGAGGATCTGGGGATAGGAATAATGCACAAGGGTGCTGTACCGACATTTCATTCTTAGAGCTTTTGTGGATTATGAGAACCTTGCTTAGAAGCTGCAAGGTAGTGATTTTGAATTGAGAAATATGAACTCAGTACTCTGATGGTTTATTTGTTGGCTTCGCCTATTGTAATGGCACTTCAATTTCCATTGCTTAGTGAAATTACGAGGGTAGTGGTCCCTTGGTTTAGCTCTTTGGTAATTATTATTAATTATTAATTAGCTTCAATTTCAGTATTGAGTGGTTAAGCTAGAATGACCAATTCTTCCTTGGTGCTTGCTTTTTGCACATTGAGCCCTTGGTGGCTGATATGCATAATCATTATTTGAATTTACACGATGTGGTCTATTTTTGTCATGTTGGATTAGACGATGTCTGTCACTTTGGATGTGCCGATTTAACAATGTGACTCCAATGTTTCGTGTCATACCAGAAAATGGAAGTTTGCCCTGTCAAATTAGAAGCTTGTAAAGAAAGTTGCTAGGGTTAGGACTGAGGCCAGTACACCCTATAATTATGCAGTCCAATGCGGTTTCATGTTCATGTCCTTGAAAGTGCTTCATGGTCATGTCCTTGAAAGTAGCAGTTATCAAGAAAGTAGTTTATAATCATCCTCTATACTAGAGTTGTTGCCACCCCACTCTTCATAATCATCCTCTAGTAATACATACGTTTCACAAAAACAGCAATGCAATCCTGGCCTCCTTTGGCAGAGTTTGCACCATAGTTAAAAGCATCAATTGCATTTGATTGCTGATATTTGTTTCTGCATCACGACAGTCTCTCCTTGTCAAGTCTTGTAGCAGCATTACACCATACCGTAGGGATTTTGTGTCAAGTACCCTAGCATTCAAAGCTAACATCCTTGCTCACCTTTTAAACCCATATCATGGGGAAATTAATCAGTCTTTTGTGAAGTGTTAGGGCAAACGCCGCAAACACCCAAGTTTTCAGTTCCACTCCAGCAAACAGAGTTAGTCAATCAAGCGTCACAGCTGTCCTTTTGAATTGGTAATTGGTTGGGTAATAACTAATATAGCCAGCTAAATGATAATACTATTACAACAAAAACAAAAGGAAATCTCAAGGCCTACAGAATGACAATCCCTTCACATCTTGTGTATTCATTTTTGGGAACTCGTCAACTATCTAGCACTCAAGTCACAGAAGCCTACATAGACTAACCAAAACAAAAGGAAAATAATTTTAACACTCGAGGAAAAGCACAAAAATATTTGAGGTAATTTTACAAGGTGTCACATGGTTGAAGCTTGAAATTCAGATGATGGCTCAGGTGGGAAGAGTTGCTCTCCAGGTTAGCGCTGTGGCTCAGATCGTACTAGCCTACATCAGATGATGTATATGACATGTTATTTGGTTCTACTATCTGCAATAAAACTCTTGCAACAATGACCATAACATTTTCAAGCAGTACCCAGGAATAGGTTCCGTTCAGAGATCACTATCTTTCTAAACACAGTAAAATGCACCATGCTAACATCTACATTCTAGCAATACATACAATGAAAACAGTCCTCTTCGTTCCACAAGTTTTTCACAACATTCCTAGATTACATCCAGATCCACCAGTCCACCCACCACTACCAACCAAATTTCAGGTATCTAGTTTCCTTTGAATAATTTTTATTTTGTCTCAATTTCAATGATGAAATAGCAAGAAACAGTTACAACATATGTGACATCTATAAACAGAAACATGACATTGATTAAATTGTATGGATGGCAATCACTAAATGGAAATATGTGGAGATAAAACAAACCTGGGGACAAGTATATTCATGCCTCAATTTGAAGAACCCTAATGCAAGGAGGGGGCAAACTACTTCACGTATATAATGTCTTCATCTGGGTCATCATCCTCCCAATCTTTATCATCCTGAGGGGTGTCGGATGATTCCAATTGGTACTCATCTTGAATTTCTCCAATTTTCTTCTCATTCTTTATCCGATCTAATATTGCAATCACCTACAATAGTTAAACTTTTACAGATCACCATGCATAGACACCGACCTTAGTAGTAATTCTGCAAGCACCACAAAAATCTAGATAGCCAAGCAATAATTTAAAAACTGAACATTTGTTGATTGACAATGCTCATACAGTGATAATCTAAACCAAATGAAAACTCTATATTCTGCAATTCTTTTTCTTTTCTAAATTTTAGACCTATAACCTGATTTTAAACAGTAACACAGATATGGAGAGTCTTCTCTGCATTTTGCTGGGATAGAATTAAAGGGAAACATTTGCAGTAAGTAATCAAGGAAACCATCACAGTTGACTGTTTGTGAGACACAGACTTGGATGGAACTGCAAGTTACTCTCCCTGAACTTTTCTCGAGAGTATTTCAGGTAGAGTTTACACACTCATAGCAAAACCATAGAGTTCAGGTGCGATAGTTGAACTTTTAAGCCCAATTCCTTTAACTAACAGGTCACCAAAAAGAATGAAATTCATGATACTGGTATACTATAATATATGAAACATAAATATTACTTGTATAGACATATCATATCATAAATCCAGTGTCGATCTATTTAGCGTTTAGATCGTGGTAGTTTGACAGGACATGATCCACACAGCAATTTGAGTTGGAGAGTTACACTTGTTTATTTAGCTTAATAAACATCAATATAGTCAACCTTTATGTAAAGACTTGATGTTAAGTTTTGACCAAACTTATATGGATATCCTAGTAAATGTACAAACCACCATGTAAGAACTAAAAACTCAGTTCATGAAATAGTTGCAGAAGCGATCAACAGTATTGATATCCCCACTTATAGAGATGTATAGATAGTGATAACTTGTAAAGCATATATAATTTAATTTTACCCTGCTTCCTCTCTCTAACGATTCATCTTCTATGAAGCGTATCTCAGGAGTCAACCGCAGTTTCATACGCCTTCCCAATTCACCACGGACGTACTTTGCTTTTGACTTTAGCCCGGCAAGGGCAACCTCCTTCCCTCTTTCATCACCAAAGACAGATACAAATACTTTAACCACCTGTAGTCAAAGAAATAAATTATAATTAACTAAAACCGTAAGTTTTCTGCCAAAACTTGAAGGGAGCAGCAGGTATGGAGATTTTCGTGTTGCCAGTGTCATTAAATTGGGAAATATGGAGTGTCTTACAACTCTTCCTCTGTAAGTCTTTCAGAATCTACAGCCAGGGTTTTATTTTAATTCTAGTTTTACATTCATGTTCTTTGGAGGAAATACAGACAGGACAAGAACTTGTACAATCAAATGCAGTTTCTAGTGCATCAGTAAATTGAAATTTTATGGTTGGTCTAAATGAGTATTCTAATGAAGAATAATTTGGAGAAACATATAATTTCACACATAAAGCATGATTGCAGTATACATAAGCTACTATAGGCAGTTGTCTAGTATAACAATGGTCGTGGAAATCATTTGGAAAGAGGATCCTAAAGTTCCGAGGTAATAAGGAATACCCCTATTAATGTGAACTCAAAGGAGTTCTATTATGACTTTCAGGAGCTTGCACTAGAGGTTTTACAAGCCGAAAGTGATGCAGCACTCGGACACGCACATATGTATATATATCATTACAGTTTGACATGTACACAAGGTTTTGATATATACTTTCCTGCAAAAGCACTTTTGTTCAAAAGAGTTTAGCTTGATTGTTTTAGGAGCTTGTACTGGAAATTGCGACTGTTGCAAATGGACAATCGTTGTCCGTCCCACACAAATAACTATACATAGTGGGAATGTTGTTCTAATGAATCACTTGTGGGCATTTTGTTATTGTGCTACTAAGGGATTGAAATTGCTACTAAGAGAGAAAGATAACCATTGCTTGGAATTGAAATCAAATCATTCAATGCTACTGTGACTAGGAGTTATTTGAAATGTATTTCCGGATTCAGAGAATTCAAGTAATAGGGATTCCAATAAGAAAAGAGTGTCGACACATGAATATCAATCTCAAAGGTCAAAAAACCGCTAAGCAACTCAGCATTATCTAACTCAATGATCCCACTTAGCTTCCTCCATTTGCACAAACTATAACAATAGATTACTATTTGAAATGTATTCATTTCGTGTCAAGTTTCTTATGCTCCACACCATAAACAAAGCACGAACAACCTTGCAAAGGATCGTAGCAATGTAAAGCTCAAAGCTGTATCCTAAAAACAATCCTAATAAGAAAATTGGAGCAAACAGGGGCTCCAAACTATGCATATGCCAGTAACATAGTAAATGAGGGTATCTACACAGAAGGCAGAAGCACACAAATTAGAAACTCCTTTATCCCATTTTCCCAAAACACCACCACATGAATGAAACATTATGCAATTGATATGTAGGAAACCCAAAATCCAAACTAGCTCAATAACCCACAATATATGACCACAATCCAAAAGCACAGCAAACCCAAAACCCTTTTTAAATGGCTAATACCTGCAAGTCGGTAGAGACCTCAACATCACTAATTGTGGTTAAAGAAGAGAGATAACGGTCGGCACCCAAAGAAACCTCGGGCAAAATAGCGTATTGCAACACCTTATCTGTTAAGAGCATGTCAGAGAGCTCCCTCTGTATCTGCTTAGCCACCATTGCCACTCTGCGCGGCTTCGCCATGCACCTAATGCCGCGGAGCAGAGCCGCATGATTATTTCTTGGGTGGATCCAGGCCGCTGGTTTGTGGGTCTGGATTGGGAACCTTGATGATGCAAGGTGACATGGGAAGGACGCGAGTGGTGGGCTGTGGAGAACCAAGTATGGCATTGCTATACAACTAGTAGTCTTGTTTCTATCCCTCTCTATCGCAGCTTAGCTTTGCTTTGGAAGCAAATTGCTTCTACTACTTATATGTTTTGGATAATTATTAATTTGTCTCCAATTTGTTTTGCGACTGATGGAGTCTCCAACAACGCGAACGTGAACGAGGCGGGGGAAAAGTCCCACACCAGATTATCCATTGCCTTATATAGTTTCGTTACTTCACCGATTTAAGGGACACCAAAGTTTACACAAACTTTTTTATACTATTTATGAGTCTTTAGATTTAAAGATGTTTAATAATTTAGATTAAATATGAGGATGACATGGCATGAATTAAAAAAACATAATAACAATGTATTTATCAAACAAATTAACTGAACAAAATTTTTTTCTGATGAAATAAAATACCAAAATAAAAATAAAAATATATTGTAATTAAACAAATAAAGCACGAGAAAGATGAAAACGAACACAGAATAACAAGAACTCTAGATCGTCTTCCCGGCTCTAAGCTCCATCACAATCACCTTCCACAAATTCCAAATATAAAGGCTGATATTTGTAAGTTTTTGAATCTCTCATGCGCATTATTTTATGTATGTGTGTATATTCAGATCTTTAATACCCAATAAAAAAACAACAACAAGATACATGAATCCTCTAATTCTCAGACACAAGCTTAATGAGGATTATGGGAATCACCAACAAATTAAGAAAACACAAGAGACTCATTTCGCACCTGAGAAATTGATTTTTTTTATTTATTTAAATTTTGATTTAACATGTAAGAGTATTGATATAGGTCCAAGATGACAAGAGCAGCAATTGGTAATATACAAAAAAAAAAAAAAAAAAGAAAAAAGAAAAGGAGGAGATCAGAAGATGAACACGATGGTTGTTTTTTTTTTCTTCTGTAGTTCTTGTAACCGTAGTCTCCTATATATTCTTTTAATTTCAGTATTATTAGTTTTTGGTATTTCACTCTCAATAAAACTCTAAAAACAGTTTAATCCATTTCGATTTATTTTACCTTTTCTTATCAAATAAATATAATGTCATGTCATCCTCACATTTGATCTAAGCCATTGAACATCTTTAAATCAAAGGGCTCACAAATAGTGTACAAATTTGTGTACAATTTAGTCTCCTGAACCGGACCCTTATTTTATTTTGATTTTTCCTTCTAAAAAACTTAATTTATTTTTCTAAAATAACCGTCATTACGGTTTGGTTAAGCCTTGCTTGGGGGGACGTACAGATAACTTCGCATATTACAAAACACAGAGTGCTCACCTGCAGAATAGAATTTGCGGGACAAAAAGGGACAGACCAATCTAGGCGGTCAAATCTTTAATGAATAAATCACACGGATCTAATATTGTTGTCCCATTTTATGTTCCTGTTTCTTTTTATTTAATTTAAATTCTTTTTTTTTGGGTATCAACAGGGATTTACTCATTAAAGATCAAACGGTCTAGATCGGTTCATCCCTTTTTGTCCCACAAATTCTATCCCGCAGGTGAGCAGCCATTTTACAAAACATATCAAAAGAACCTATCAACGAAGAGTGTGCAATTGGCTACTCTATTTGTTTTACAATTGTAATAACATACTAGAAAAATAAATCAATAAACAATAAGCAGCATTGCAAATAGTCCAGCTTTATGTAAGTTTCTCCCTGCTATTAGGAGGCAACGAGCACTTGACCAAGCAAAGAACTTGCTGCCTACCTAGAACAATCAATTTGTTGACACAAAGAGGTTGCGCCCCTTTGTCATTGCACAAATTTGCTACCAATCCCGAGCAACCAAGGTAGTGCAGTTGCATAAACCGGGACCAAGGCCACTTCGTCCTATTATGTAATGGGAGGAACTTATTAACTTAAATACTAACACATAAGCATGAATTGAAAATTAAATACTGGGCCTAAGACAAACCCACAACTGAGCTAGGGCTAAGAGTGCTCAATCGAAGACTTCGGCTTAATGGAACTGTTGCACCCACGATAGAGCTAGCACCGCCACCTTTAAGCCCGTCACACCACCGTTTCGGACCCCGATCAATGTCAACCAAGCATTGCTGACAGTGGCAGATCCAGGATTCAACATTTGGGTGGGCTTGAAATTTTTTTTTTTTCAGGTTAATTGAGGCAATAAGAAATTTATGACAGACTAAAATATTTAACTAAAATATATATATATATATATATATACACTATTTATTATATGTAATAAAAATAAGATCCCAGCTAAAATGTACTACTACTTAACCAATAGCTAGAAGGAATTTTTTTTAGAACTGTGTATAGTAAATAAAATAAAAGAGAGGTTATGAGAATTCAATCAAAATTAATACCAAAATACCTAACAATAACATCTTACCAAACAATGAAATCCAGAAAAAGGATTTTAAGAAGAAATCCAGAAAGTAAAGGTAAGAAAAAAGAAAAAAACAAGGATTTTAAGAAGAATCTAGAAGCTAAAGGTAAGAAAAAGGAAAAAAAACAAAGAAATACAAAAAAGGAATCTAACCCAGGTGGCTTAATTTGTATTATTATGCTAAACCAAGCTTGCAAAGGCTTCTTTAATGTTCATTATGCACACATTAAAAGATTTAATCTAACAATCTCGGTTGGGCTTAAGCCTTACCGAGCTCTTACCTAGATCCGCGCCTAGTTGCTGATAAAGAACCAACATGAAGCAACCCCCAGTTAACGCAAGTGCAGAGAAACCTCTAGCCCTGATATGTACTATAATATTCAAAACCCATTTTGGCTCGTTATTAACAATAATCCTTGATGATAATGTTGTAGGTGAAGCCATCTGGTGCACAACCTTTCTCTTCCATTTTTGTCAAAACTTCCTCTGCATCATTGGTTGAAGAGGCATCACATAGACCTAAACTCACTTTGTAGGGATCTGTGAGTGTCTCCACTACGTAAATGAGGGAGAGTAGAAACTCGAGCTGAGGTTCGGAGGCCTACCCTCTAGTGGGACTCGAGAGGAATGAAAATGTTTTGTGACATTTTTGCCCATACTGATGTCATAGTGTGTGGTTTCACTTTTTAGTTTTGTCACCTGGAATGAAAGTTGTTGCACCGTGCGTTGTTCATTTCTTAGGTGTCGCAACAGTGAATTATTTGTTTTTTTGTTGGGTAAGGTTCTACAAGTTGCAGAATCTTCTCCAACACTTTTTATCAACCGCCATATACGCTTATACTACTTCTTCCCTTCCCCACCACCTCCTACACAATGTGACCACGCCTTCTATGGTATCGAATGTTTAGATCAAAACGAGCCTCATGGAGGGCAATAGAAAGAATTGCGGACTTGGTGGAGTTATAGACCTGTGAGTTGTGAGGCAATGCGGAAGAATATACCTTAGATGCCTGAACATTGAAGCTTTTACAATATGCACTTTCTGATCAATGTGTTGTTTACGTGTGTTTGATAATTGGCACTACGAGACCTGACATTTTTTTTCTTGTGACATAGACAAATGGAGAATGTAATATACCTCAAATTGAATGCATTTCTATTTTTTTTTAAACCTTCATTTCTTTACACAATCCATCAACAATTGCATTGAAGGAGACAAGGTTGGGAAGAAGATTTTTACCAAGCATCTCGTTCAACAATCACATAACCTTTTTTCAGTCACCTGTTTTGTAAACTTCGTTGAACAATGAAGTATAAGAGTTAATGTCTAGCGAAATACCCGTACAGATCATTCTTGAGAGGGGATCTTAGGTGTCTGCAATGTGACCATTCTAACCTAAACCATCAATTACCATGTTATAAATAATTGCATTAGGCATGCACTTTTCCCCTTCCTTTTCTATTCTTATTAGGAACCAAGTGGCTCTATCAATATCATCATTGTGCACCAAGCTCTTCATCAATGCACCGCAGGTGAAGAATTGGCAACTTAGGCCCAAATCCATCCTCAAGCCTATGTCTAGGCCTAGGCCTGAAGACATGGGCCCAAACCCATCCCCAAGGCCAAAACTGTCACATCCCAGCAAAGGAAAATGCAGTCGCCATGGCAGACACTAAAACCATCTCCGACTAGACCAGCTTCCAACGGCTACATACCTACCGC
The window above is part of the Fragaria vesca subsp. vesca linkage group LG2, FraVesHawaii_1.0, whole genome shotgun sequence genome. Proteins encoded here:
- the LOC101312214 gene encoding probable ribosome-binding factor A, chloroplastic-like; this encodes MPYLVLHSPPLASFPCHLASSRFPIQTHKPAAWIHPRNNHAALLRGIRCMAKPRRVAMVAKQIQRELSDMLLTDKVLQYAILPEVSLGADRYLSSLTTISDVEVSTDLQVVKVFVSVFGDERGKEVALAGLKSKAKYVRGELGRRMKLRLTPEIRFIEDESLERGSRVIAILDRIKNEKKIGEIQDEYQLESSDTPQDDKDWEDDDPDEDIIYVK